DNA from Agarilytica rhodophyticola:
AGCGAAAATTAACATGTTAATTTTCTGCGTTGACGCCTAAGGAAAAATATCCTTTGTAGCGTTTTTATAACAACAAATATGACTCCTTAAACTTTGGATAGATAGTGGTGATACGATGGAAGAACAACTTATTTCTTCTTTGGATTCCGCTCGTTTTATGAAAACAAGTGGTTGGAATTTTAAAAACTCCTGGGCTGGTAAAGTAGACGTTTCGACGTGGTTACGCGCCAATATTGCACGCGGTGGAAGAATGTACTTATTTTTGGAATACCGTGATCAAGACAGTAAACATGCGATACCGATCGATCGTTGTTTGTCGTCGGCCTCTGATAGTATTTTAATGAATGGACGCTTGGATCTCTCTGGTCGTGGCGAGTTGCAGGATATGAGCGTAAAGCTTAAATACTATGGCTGTGACAAGAGTTCTATTGTTGTTGAAGAGCTTTCTGTTAAGGCGCTTCAAGCACAGCCCCGCAAGCAAGCTGCTCGCGCTGTAATGTAAATAGTATAAAGCCGGCAGATATTTATGGCGGCTTAATCATGAGGGTGTGAATAAGTGAAATCAATCACATAAAAAGGGTATAATCACTCAATTTACAGTGGTTTGATTTTGCTTTCACCTATATCTCGATTCTTAGTGTCCCATGGTGCCAGTGCGTTCGCTACTGGCGTTCATTTGGTATTGATGGCCTGGATTTCTATCGTTGAGCTTGGCTTATCCTCGAGCCAACTTGGATGGATTCAGGCTGCCGTGCTATTTCCCAATTTACTTCTTATTCTTGTTGCAGGTGCTTGGGCCGATAGAGTAAACCCGGCGAAAGTGATGGTTGCTGCACAATTATTGCTCTCATGTAGCTTTGTTAGTTTATTGCTGTTGCTTACAGGTGGTTATGCTAATTTTGTCAGTTTGTTGATCTACGCCATCACTGTAGGTATTGGGCAGGCGTTTATTCAGCCTGTTAGAGAGAAACTCGTGACTCAAATTCAGGGAAGTTCTGCGCAAAAGCGCATTTCTTTATTGAGTATTACGCAATTTAGTTTACAAAGTTGTGGTATGGCCTTGGCTGCATTAACTGATACTGTCGGGCTTAATGGGATTCTTGTCATCCAGATAGTGGCTTCTTTATCTTCTTGTATTGTGCTTGCATCTTTGGTTAAGTTTATTGGTGATGGAACTGCTAATACGACTTCTGGACATAAAACCGCTCAGGATATTGCAGGTGCCGTGCGTTACGTTATCAACAGTTCAGGTTTGCGCCAGTTAATGGCCCTAATTGCATTTAATGGCTATATGCATATGGGCGTTTTCTTAGTGGCCATTCCTGTTGTGGCTACCGGCACCTATCGTTTATCTTCTTCAGAGTATGCTTGGTTACAAATGTTATTTGTGCTTGGCATGATTTGCGCGCATACATTTTTACTACGCGCTAAATTAGTTGAATATCCAGGGCAAGGCGCATTGTTCAGCCTTCTGTATACAACATTAATAGGTTTTGCTTTGGCTAAAGGCCCTACGCCTTTCGGCTTTTACAGTTTAGTTTTTCTGTGGGGCTTAACCGCAGGCAATTCAGCCGGTCGCTGTCGTTTAGTGTTGCAATCGTTAGTTGTGCCTGAAATGAAAGGACGTATTATGGCGGTGTATCAATTGATGCTATTTGGTGCAGCACCCTTCGGTGCTCTGGTAACTGGGTACTTGATCAACTATATGTCCATAAAAAATATCTTCAGTTTTATGAGTATGTCCAGTGCGGCTTTATTTGTTGTTTTCCTATTCTCTCGTACGCTTTGGTCGATTAAGCAGCACGTGGAAGAGGGCGACGCCAGTTCATCATAAAATATTGTGATATGGCGATGGCCATACAAGAGCTAATGGAGTATCAAAGAACATTCCTAAATGCGATTAAGCCCGCTGTAATAGCAACATTGAGTGACTCCACGCCCCGTGACATGGGTATTTTGACGCTTTTATGGCAAGTGGCACTAACTTCTTTTGATAAGCCCTCACTTTCATTACCGAGTACAAAAACTTTATTCTCTTCACTTGTTAATTGAGCTAGATGAGTATCAGTATTGACGTCCAAGCCAATGATACTGGCCTTTTTAACTGTGGTTAATTGTTGTAAAGCTTGGGGCAAGCTATCGCAGCGGATGATGTTAGCTTTAAAAATGGTTCCTGCACT
Protein-coding regions in this window:
- a CDS encoding MFS transporter, translated to MLSPISRFLVSHGASAFATGVHLVLMAWISIVELGLSSSQLGWIQAAVLFPNLLLILVAGAWADRVNPAKVMVAAQLLLSCSFVSLLLLLTGGYANFVSLLIYAITVGIGQAFIQPVREKLVTQIQGSSAQKRISLLSITQFSLQSCGMALAALTDTVGLNGILVIQIVASLSSCIVLASLVKFIGDGTANTTSGHKTAQDIAGAVRYVINSSGLRQLMALIAFNGYMHMGVFLVAIPVVATGTYRLSSSEYAWLQMLFVLGMICAHTFLLRAKLVEYPGQGALFSLLYTTLIGFALAKGPTPFGFYSLVFLWGLTAGNSAGRCRLVLQSLVVPEMKGRIMAVYQLMLFGAAPFGALVTGYLINYMSIKNIFSFMSMSSAALFVVFLFSRTLWSIKQHVEEGDASSS